Proteins from one Candidatus Eisenbacteria bacterium genomic window:
- the folB gene encoding dihydroneopterin aldolase, with protein sequence MDRIRLNNIVLYGYHGTSLPESQMRQKVEVDVELRVPLERPGKDDNLEETIDYTKVYSLVEEVVTEKKFKLLEALAHELALRLLSSFPVQEALVRVRKLNVPFAGNASNVEVEVSRSRK encoded by the coding sequence ATGGACCGGATAAGACTCAACAACATTGTTCTGTACGGATACCACGGCACCTCTCTGCCGGAAAGCCAGATGAGGCAGAAGGTCGAGGTTGACGTTGAGCTCAGGGTTCCTCTCGAAAGACCGGGTAAGGACGACAACCTCGAAGAGACGATTGACTACACGAAGGTCTATTCTCTTGTCGAGGAAGTCGTCACGGAGAAAAAATTCAAGCTTCTTGAGGCTTTGGCCCATGAACTTGCCCTGAGACTCCTTTCTTCATTTCCGGTGCAAGAAGCACTTGTCAGGGTAAGGAAACTGAATGTACCATTTGCCGGGAACGCATCGAATGTCGAGGTTGAGGTCTCCCGGTCCAGGAAGTGA
- the folK gene encoding 2-amino-4-hydroxy-6-hydroxymethyldihydropteridine diphosphokinase — protein sequence MRNVFIGLGSNLGEREASLKAAIEMLSKLPQTLLIRVSSLYDTAPVGELDQPNFLNAVAIIETGLSPRKLLWNLLLIEKRLGRTRQKRWGPRVIDLDILFYGNLIVEEADLIIPHPEIEKRAFVLVPASELEPEFIHPRKGETLSQLLKRLDLRSSSVKRKGRLWF from the coding sequence GTGAGAAACGTATTCATAGGATTGGGCTCTAATCTGGGTGAGAGGGAAGCATCACTGAAAGCGGCAATTGAGATGCTTTCAAAACTGCCGCAAACCCTCTTGATCAGGGTTTCGTCTCTCTACGATACGGCTCCGGTCGGTGAGCTTGATCAGCCGAACTTTCTTAATGCAGTCGCCATTATTGAGACCGGACTCTCTCCGCGGAAGCTCCTCTGGAATCTGCTTCTCATTGAAAAGAGACTTGGGAGGACACGACAGAAGAGGTGGGGTCCGAGAGTGATTGACCTGGATATTCTTTTTTACGGGAATCTGATTGTCGAGGAGGCGGACCTGATAATCCCGCATCCGGAGATTGAAAAGAGAGCTTTTGTCCTTGTCCCGGCATCAGAACTTGAGCCTGAGTTCATCCATCCACGGAAGGGCGAGACGCTCTCGCAACTTCTCAAGCGCCTTGACCTGCGATCTTCCTCTGTGAAGCGAAAAGGCCGCCTTTGGTTCTGA